One genomic segment of Chitinophagales bacterium includes these proteins:
- a CDS encoding carboxymuconolactone decarboxylase family protein, translating into MEKRINLSKVAPEAYTAMLGLEKYLAQSGLDPILYELIKTRASQINGCAFCINMHTRDALKHGETAQRLFLLDAWRETELYTPKERAVLALTEAVTLIAGNHISNEVYNEAAAHLTEKELAAVIMAIVAINGWNRIAITTNLPLD; encoded by the coding sequence ATGGAAAAACGAATAAACCTCTCTAAAGTAGCACCCGAAGCATACACCGCCATGCTTGGATTAGAAAAATACCTTGCCCAAAGCGGCTTAGATCCCATACTTTATGAACTAATAAAAACACGCGCTTCGCAAATAAATGGTTGTGCTTTTTGCATCAATATGCACACGCGCGATGCGCTCAAACACGGAGAAACAGCGCAGCGTTTGTTTTTGCTCGATGCCTGGCGCGAAACCGAACTTTACACACCTAAAGAAAGAGCAGTTTTGGCACTCACAGAAGCAGTTACCTTAATTGCCGGCAACCATATAAGCAACGAAGTGTACAACGAAGCTGCGGCTCATTTAACCGAAAAAGAATTGGCAGCAGTTATTATGGCAATAGTGGCAATAAATGGCTGGAATAGAATTGCCATTACTACCAACTTACCTTTAGACTAA
- a CDS encoding chloride channel protein, which yields MMLNKGIPIATSLSATFNNSNSTQKKYNKKRLFKLSVIAIFIAVCISFIAKFLVKLIDLITNVSFYGNIALTAASPANNNYGWWVIIVPAIGGLLVGLMALYGSKAIRGHGIPEAMEQILTNESKIKPSITFLKPLSSAISIGTGGPFGAEGPIIATGGALGSTFGQLLQITPNERKILLASGATAGMSAIFGSPVAAIFLAIELLLFEFSPRSFIPVALACITGAAGHHLLFEEGVVFPIHTALPAASNYALFFYGIMGIAIGLFSIAATKIVYFIEDTFEKLPIHWAWWPAMGGVIVGIIGYFEPRTLGVGYNNITDILSGSLPIQMVLSLCILKFASWAISLGSGTSGGTLAPLLTIGGAIGALVGNVGMQWFPDAGISISLSALVGMSAMFAGASRAFLTSIVFALETTGQINALLPLLSTCTSAYFVSYFLMDNTIMTEKIARRGVVTPYSYEPDILEKTQVKQIETDSGLIISSTMKIGEVRNWFEQETALQSNYFIIADTGGAYLGLLSSTSLFSWHHHANETVGALVKRKYLCVHPDDTLKTAVSTMAKENVDLLPVISGKEITGVLSYQHILSVYKNGIDENEKKQKHISLSRQRLKILVQGQKLVSLIKTKKDDS from the coding sequence ATGATGTTAAACAAAGGAATACCTATTGCAACTTCCCTGAGTGCCACCTTCAACAACAGCAATTCCACCCAAAAAAAGTACAACAAAAAGAGACTGTTCAAACTCTCTGTCATCGCCATTTTTATTGCCGTGTGCATTAGCTTTATCGCTAAATTTTTAGTGAAGCTGATTGATTTAATTACCAATGTTTCTTTCTATGGAAACATTGCACTAACCGCAGCAAGCCCTGCAAATAATAACTACGGATGGTGGGTAATAATAGTGCCCGCTATTGGTGGCTTACTGGTGGGGCTGATGGCACTGTATGGCTCTAAAGCCATTCGCGGGCACGGTATTCCGGAAGCTATGGAACAAATACTAACCAATGAGAGTAAAATAAAACCCTCCATTACTTTTCTTAAACCACTTTCGTCTGCTATTTCTATAGGCACAGGCGGTCCTTTTGGAGCCGAAGGGCCAATTATTGCCACAGGAGGCGCATTGGGCTCTACCTTTGGGCAGCTATTGCAAATTACACCCAACGAACGGAAAATTCTATTAGCATCGGGAGCTACGGCAGGCATGTCGGCCATTTTTGGGAGCCCTGTTGCCGCCATATTTTTAGCCATAGAATTATTGCTGTTTGAATTTTCGCCCCGCTCATTTATTCCGGTGGCACTGGCATGTATTACCGGAGCTGCCGGCCACCACTTGCTTTTTGAAGAAGGCGTTGTGTTTCCCATACATACTGCTTTACCTGCTGCTTCTAACTACGCACTGTTTTTTTACGGCATCATGGGTATTGCCATAGGCTTATTTTCTATTGCTGCCACCAAGATTGTATATTTCATAGAAGATACCTTTGAAAAGCTCCCCATTCATTGGGCCTGGTGGCCTGCTATGGGAGGAGTTATAGTAGGCATTATCGGTTATTTTGAACCTCGCACTTTGGGTGTGGGCTACAATAATATCACCGATATTCTTTCGGGTTCTTTGCCCATACAAATGGTGCTATCGCTGTGCATTTTAAAATTTGCATCCTGGGCAATTTCGTTGGGCAGCGGCACTTCCGGTGGCACCTTAGCTCCTTTGCTTACCATTGGCGGTGCTATTGGTGCGCTGGTAGGCAATGTAGGAATGCAGTGGTTTCCCGATGCAGGAATTTCCATTTCTTTATCGGCATTGGTAGGCATGTCGGCAATGTTTGCCGGAGCCTCGCGCGCCTTTCTTACTTCCATAGTTTTTGCATTAGAAACTACCGGACAAATAAATGCTTTGCTGCCACTACTTTCCACTTGTACTTCGGCATATTTTGTTTCTTATTTCTTAATGGACAACACTATTATGACCGAAAAAATTGCCCGCAGAGGTGTGGTTACACCTTACTCCTACGAACCCGATATTTTAGAAAAAACCCAAGTAAAACAAATAGAAACAGACAGCGGTTTAATAATTAGCAGCACCATGAAAATTGGCGAAGTGCGCAACTGGTTTGAACAAGAAACTGCATTGCAGTCTAACTACTTTATTATTGCCGATACCGGTGGTGCATACCTGGGTTTGCTAAGTTCTACCTCCTTATTTAGTTGGCACCACCACGCCAACGAAACAGTAGGAGCATTGGTAAAGCGAAAATATTTATGTGTGCATCCCGATGATACTTTAAAAACAGCCGTATCTACTATGGCAAAGGAAAATGTAGATTTATTACCCGTAATTTCGGGTAAAGAAATTACCGGAGTTTTATCGTACCAACACATACTCTCCGTTTACAAAAACGGCATTGATGAAAACGAGAAAAAACAAAAACACATTTCGCTGAGCCGCCAGCGATTGAAGATATTGGTGCAAGGGCAGAAACTGGTATCTCTTATTAAAACAAAGAAAGACGACAGTTAA
- a CDS encoding NAD(P)/FAD-dependent oxidoreductase — protein MLKSKHIQSYLTHKPSGKFDAIVIGSGMGGIATAALLAKEGKRVLVLEKHYTPGGFTHTYMRRGYAWDVGVHYVGEMQNNKNLMTKLFHHLSNGKLQWEDMGEVYDKMIFGKEVYEFVKGKEAFKTKMKSYFPAPEDQQAIDNYVQAIYDAQRAQMNYFIEKLLPKFLQPLLSNWFRKKALKWNRTTLDVLQSITNNPKLIAVLTGQFGDYGLPPAESSFMMHAVLAKHYMRGGSYPVGGSGKIFDTIAPTICETDGQIFVNAGVQEIIIENNKAIGVRMENGNEYFAPAIVSNAGIYNTFRSLLPKEIATRHGFEKQLTQLKPSVGHVCLYIGLRHSKASLNLGKANYWIFPDNYNHDQNIKNYIANPDSEIPVAYVSFPSAKDPAWENEFPERSTIEIITLAPYEWYEAWRHQPWMKRDNDYKEKKEKLSLRLLEKLFEQEPQLRDKIDYYELSTPLSTAHFTNYQAGELYGIDHNVQRFNQTFLRPKLPVKNLYLTGQDIVSCGVGGALSAGLLTASAITGKNLLKTL, from the coding sequence ATGCTTAAATCTAAACACATACAATCGTACCTTACACATAAACCCAGCGGCAAATTCGATGCTATTGTAATTGGCTCCGGCATGGGTGGCATTGCCACTGCCGCACTCCTAGCAAAAGAAGGCAAGCGTGTATTAGTACTGGAAAAACACTACACACCCGGAGGTTTCACGCATACCTACATGCGCAGAGGCTACGCTTGGGATGTGGGCGTGCATTATGTGGGCGAAATGCAGAACAACAAAAATCTAATGACAAAACTTTTTCACCATCTGAGCAATGGGAAATTGCAATGGGAAGACATGGGTGAAGTATATGACAAAATGATTTTTGGCAAAGAAGTATATGAATTTGTGAAAGGAAAAGAAGCTTTTAAAACCAAGATGAAAAGCTACTTCCCTGCTCCCGAAGATCAACAAGCTATAGACAACTACGTGCAGGCAATTTACGATGCCCAACGTGCTCAAATGAATTATTTTATTGAGAAACTCTTACCCAAATTTCTACAACCTCTATTAAGCAATTGGTTTCGCAAAAAGGCATTAAAGTGGAATCGCACAACCTTAGATGTATTGCAATCTATAACCAACAACCCAAAACTTATTGCAGTACTTACCGGGCAATTTGGCGACTACGGCTTGCCACCGGCTGAAAGCAGTTTTATGATGCACGCAGTTTTAGCCAAACACTACATGCGTGGCGGCAGCTACCCGGTTGGCGGATCCGGAAAAATTTTCGACACCATTGCACCTACTATTTGCGAAACCGATGGGCAAATTTTTGTAAATGCAGGCGTGCAAGAAATTATTATCGAAAACAACAAAGCTATAGGTGTAAGAATGGAAAATGGCAATGAATATTTTGCACCTGCCATTGTAAGCAATGCCGGAATTTACAATACATTCCGCAGTTTACTGCCCAAAGAAATTGCTACCCGCCACGGATTTGAAAAGCAATTAACACAACTAAAACCATCGGTTGGGCATGTGTGTCTTTACATTGGGCTGCGCCATTCCAAAGCATCGTTAAATTTGGGGAAAGCCAACTATTGGATTTTTCCTGATAACTATAATCACGACCAAAATATTAAGAACTACATTGCCAACCCCGATAGCGAAATTCCTGTTGCTTATGTATCTTTTCCATCGGCAAAAGACCCTGCTTGGGAAAACGAATTTCCGGAGCGCTCTACCATAGAAATTATTACGCTTGCACCTTACGAATGGTACGAAGCATGGCGCCACCAACCATGGATGAAACGCGACAACGACTATAAAGAGAAAAAAGAAAAACTAAGCCTGCGCCTTCTCGAAAAACTCTTTGAACAAGAACCGCAACTGCGCGATAAAATTGATTACTACGAACTTTCTACACCGCTGAGCACCGCTCACTTTACCAACTACCAAGCCGGAGAGCTTTATGGAATAGACCATAATGTGCAACGCTTTAACCAAACCTTCTTACGTCCCAAACTACCTGTAAAAAACTTATACCTAACCGGACAAGATATTGTAAGTTGTGGTGTGGGTGGAGCACTTTCGGCAGGCCTGCTTACAGCCTCCGCCATTACCGGAAAAAATTTACTCAAAACATTGTAG
- a CDS encoding RES domain-containing protein has protein sequence MHKINGIKGVNMFCRVMKDLCKRGEYNEIKSSFISSQQIFYKTFISKGKTLYRCRIHTETDIGKKFKLFKDVGYNRDSSKVKLGRCNEKGQGVFYCSENIWAAFLETKPLLKKPEPIIATITEWTAESDIEMRFVIQPFPSKRIHPYENDLGKLYDAEMIEVEREEKITTDLYFEFINDLMGSKGEEHYLITTAYANIAFTNSNGLVYRSVVDVDSYNVVFKKDVEDMGLIKLTNAKWVSILPQKVESPLETDYDIDEKYCKEINQEEKLIVW, from the coding sequence ATGCATAAAATTAATGGTATAAAAGGAGTAAACATGTTTTGTCGGGTGATGAAAGACCTCTGCAAGAGAGGAGAATACAATGAGATTAAAAGTTCGTTCATCTCATCACAGCAGATATTCTATAAGACATTTATCTCAAAGGGTAAAACACTCTATCGTTGCAGAATTCACACAGAGACTGATATTGGTAAAAAATTCAAATTGTTTAAAGACGTAGGTTACAATAGAGATTCTTCAAAAGTCAAACTTGGGCGTTGTAATGAAAAAGGTCAAGGAGTATTTTATTGCTCCGAAAATATTTGGGCAGCTTTTCTTGAAACAAAACCGTTATTAAAAAAGCCAGAGCCAATTATTGCAACAATAACAGAGTGGACTGCGGAATCTGATATTGAAATGAGATTTGTAATTCAACCTTTTCCGAGCAAGCGCATACATCCGTATGAAAACGACTTAGGAAAACTGTATGATGCTGAAATGATCGAAGTCGAAAGGGAAGAAAAGATTACTACAGACCTATATTTTGAGTTTATCAATGATTTGATGGGATCAAAAGGTGAAGAACATTATCTCATAACTACTGCTTATGCAAATATTGCTTTTACAAATTCAAACGGTTTAGTTTACAGAAGCGTAGTAGACGTAGATTCATACAATGTAGTTTTTAAGAAAGATGTTGAGGATATGGGGCTTATTAAACTTACTAATGCCAAATGGGTTTCCATCTTACCTCAAAAAGTTGAGTCTCCATTAGAAACCGATTATGATATTGACGAGAAGTATTGTAAAGAAATAAATCAAGAAGAGAAACTGATCGTGTGGTAG
- a CDS encoding serine/threonine-protein phosphatase, with translation MIIYYIIGIIAIIVLVYGLLKRSKTNYKQTSRIQHNSKSETPAEYQKAITQMATTQLNNTIGLSEKHEFIPIEHIAFTNSGSRPTNQDAYFADKNLFIVCDGVGGNAYGEVASKIACTSLAHYFAENPTTTYDYPYLSRALHRTVQQFKETTNKYPETKGMATTVALIVFNKAGANIAWLGDSRVYHIRHGQILFVTEDHSLINELSKKGEDTSAIKKNFITKSLNAKADSEFSIQTLLETEIQKGDYFFLCTDGVLENITEEILCRELSSEDSVKNKAQKIFSLCEGNTSDNFTFQLIEV, from the coding sequence ATGATAATATACTACATAATTGGAATAATAGCCATTATAGTATTAGTTTATGGTTTGCTAAAGCGCAGCAAAACCAATTATAAACAAACAAGTAGAATACAGCATAACTCAAAATCAGAAACTCCGGCAGAGTATCAAAAAGCTATAACCCAAATGGCTACTACGCAGCTTAATAACACTATTGGTTTATCAGAAAAACATGAATTTATACCCATAGAACATATAGCTTTCACCAATTCCGGCTCTCGCCCCACTAACCAAGATGCTTATTTTGCAGATAAAAATCTTTTTATTGTTTGTGATGGTGTTGGAGGCAATGCCTATGGAGAGGTTGCATCTAAAATTGCTTGCACATCATTAGCCCACTATTTTGCAGAAAACCCTACAACCACCTACGATTACCCATACCTGAGCCGAGCATTACACCGCACCGTTCAGCAGTTTAAAGAAACCACAAACAAATACCCCGAAACAAAAGGTATGGCAACTACGGTTGCCTTAATTGTGTTTAACAAGGCAGGTGCAAACATTGCCTGGCTGGGCGACAGCAGAGTATATCACATTCGCCACGGGCAAATTCTTTTTGTAACCGAAGACCACTCCTTAATAAACGAACTCTCCAAAAAAGGAGAGGATACTTCTGCAATTAAGAAAAACTTTATTACTAAATCTCTAAATGCCAAAGCAGATAGTGAATTTTCTATACAAACACTTTTGGAAACCGAAATTCAAAAAGGAGATTATTTTTTCCTTTGCACCGATGGCGTTCTCGAAAATATTACAGAAGAAATTCTATGCAGGGAATTAAGCAGTGAGGACTCGGTTAAAAATAAAGCGCAAAAAATATTCTCTTTATGCGAGGGAAATACATCAGATAATTTTACATTTCAACTCATCGAAGTATAA
- a CDS encoding serine/threonine protein kinase, producing MEVSLPSFRKRFTYDPQKDLLGKGGFGEVYKAYDNEDQHYVALKISQGTADNKYNLITEIKRFKKLNHPNIVKHIEAYEVNAGSTDIHGNPILYHVGILEYADSGTFADLLKKGTPDYRVIETLAKDIIEGLAYLHKEGIIHRDLKPTNILLFNEGEKLRAKITDFGIAKNTNATTASTQLVGTVEYMAPEYFTTGDITPASDVWSLGVMLLEALTGTHPFGKTSQGLSNEQIIANILNKDISTATANLTEPLKKIVTDCLRRKVDLRAQSAEVFTTSFLNPTNNPFEEQTQVIETKKKEASSQSKKPKSKRLWNALFNFELSNGKWRKFIAKELMVLLASSIISLLLPFLLSTILYSVSLVKKNKIESELKIINPQIDSLKSMIDSPFKFSDSYFGWHQKDSSRLYTDLGGVYDELCYWIAIDKLNFDSELSDIRQYRSVSYFSFAQYARSKLKNNDQIWLVKLQTVLRDHDDNWENFNLVSAIESVNNLSLDMPQGGGDNTSLFPDYIFEPSYFIEEISKRIKIEGWVDWFFEYRVNKNPLFIKYLQTKEVKNISEFVSLFEKVFECNRLEERKKKLQYELQYKLQYELRKTENFWGMNTIGDNEIELFPFLFFYPFRFTIAIILWSIKTLRSN from the coding sequence ATGGAAGTATCTCTACCATCTTTTAGAAAACGTTTCACTTACGACCCGCAAAAAGACCTGCTTGGCAAAGGTGGCTTTGGCGAAGTGTATAAAGCGTATGATAACGAGGACCAGCACTATGTTGCCCTCAAAATATCGCAAGGCACAGCCGATAACAAATACAATCTGATTACTGAAATCAAGCGTTTCAAAAAACTAAACCACCCCAATATTGTAAAACACATAGAGGCGTATGAAGTAAATGCAGGCAGCACCGATATACACGGCAATCCAATTTTATATCATGTTGGCATACTCGAATATGCCGATAGCGGTACGTTTGCCGATTTGCTTAAAAAAGGCACTCCCGATTATCGCGTAATAGAAACCCTCGCTAAAGACATTATTGAGGGGCTTGCCTATTTGCATAAAGAGGGCATAATACACCGCGACCTAAAACCCACCAACATTCTCTTATTTAACGAGGGCGAAAAGCTACGCGCTAAAATTACCGATTTTGGCATTGCAAAAAATACCAATGCCACAACTGCAAGCACCCAACTTGTTGGCACGGTGGAATACATGGCTCCCGAATATTTTACTACAGGTGATATCACTCCCGCCAGCGATGTTTGGAGTTTAGGCGTTATGCTCCTCGAAGCCCTTACCGGCACTCACCCCTTTGGCAAAACCTCACAAGGTTTAAGCAACGAACAAATTATTGCCAATATCCTGAACAAAGACATTAGCACAGCCACTGCAAACCTCACAGAGCCACTCAAAAAAATTGTTACCGATTGCCTAAGGCGCAAAGTTGATTTAAGAGCACAAAGTGCCGAAGTATTTACTACCTCATTTTTAAACCCTACCAATAACCCCTTTGAAGAGCAAACGCAGGTAATTGAAACAAAGAAAAAAGAAGCAAGTAGCCAAAGTAAGAAACCGAAGTCGAAAAGGTTATGGAATGCATTGTTTAACTTCGAATTATCTAATGGAAAATGGAGAAAATTCATCGCTAAAGAGCTAATGGTACTTTTAGCGTCAAGTATAATATCGTTACTTCTTCCTTTTTTATTATCCACAATTCTATACTCAGTTTCTCTTGTTAAAAAAAATAAAATTGAGTCGGAATTAAAAATCATAAATCCTCAGATAGACAGCTTAAAATCTATGATAGATTCCCCGTTCAAATTTTCAGATAGTTACTTTGGCTGGCATCAAAAAGACTCTTCAAGACTATATACTGATTTAGGAGGAGTTTATGATGAACTTTGTTACTGGATAGCCATTGATAAATTGAATTTTGATAGTGAGCTTTCTGACATTAGGCAATATAGAAGTGTTTCTTATTTTTCCTTTGCGCAATACGCTCGTAGTAAACTAAAAAATAATGACCAAATTTGGCTTGTTAAATTGCAAACAGTTTTAAGAGATCACGATGACAATTGGGAAAATTTCAACCTAGTAAGTGCTATAGAATCCGTGAACAATTTATCGCTTGATATGCCTCAAGGAGGTGGCGACAATACTTCGCTCTTCCCAGATTATATATTTGAACCATCTTACTTTATAGAAGAAATTTCAAAGCGTATTAAGATTGAGGGGTGGGTGGATTGGTTCTTCGAATATAGAGTTAATAAAAATCCTTTATTCATAAAATATTTACAGACGAAAGAGGTAAAAAACATATCAGAGTTTGTTTCACTCTTTGAAAAAGTATTTGAATGTAACAGATTGGAGGAGCGGAAAAAGAAATTGCAATATGAACTACAATATAAACTACAATATGAACTACGTAAAACTGAAAATTTTTGGGGCATGAATACCATAGGTGATAATGAAATTGAATTATTTCCTTTCTTATTCTTTTACCCTTTCCGTTTTACCATAGCGATTATTTTGTGGTCTATTAAAACTTTACGAAGCAACTAA